GTATTTTGGGAGCGATTGGCACCACCGGCATACGATCCTCCGGTCCGCAATTCGGTCCCATCCAAGGTCACCATCCGAACTTGATAGTTGACTTTACGAGCTGCCTCACGCGCATGCTCCGTCGTGTCAAAGATGGCCGTTACGCCAAGCAAGTTTTGGAAAATCTGTTCAAAACGATGCTCATAGGTCACTAAGTCACTCGCAATTCCTAGAAATCCTGCACTGGCTTGAATCAATTCCAAATTCCGAGGAGATAGTTGACGGGCTTTGATGGTCGTTAGCGGAAGGAAAGTTGCCCGTCCCAAGCGATTGTGTTTCAAGAAATCGATCGCTCGCGTTGCGGCCTTTTCATCCTCGACAATGATCTGTTGGCTGCTTGCTCCCAGAGCAATTTCAAGCGCCGTCTGGTAGTCTTTTGAGAAGCTCAAATTCTCACTAACAGCCCCACAGATGCCTCCTAACCGTTCTGCTTCTTGCAAAACGCTCTTGACGCCTGCATAGAAGTTACTATGGTTCTTCTGAATGGCTTCCAAGCTATTGATCCGCGCCCGTTTGTTTTTGCTCTCATCCATCAAGTCAAACATGGCCGTTTGAGCCTCTTGGTAGGCAGCTTTGGCTTGCTCCACTTTTACCAATTGATCTTGGTATTCTACTAGTAAACCTTTGACCGTCGCTTGTGCCTGATCCAACTCTTCCAATTGTCGGACTTCTTTTTCCTTGGCAGCTTCAAAATTGGATTGTGCCTTGGCCAAATCCTCTTGACGATGGCTAGATTCTTGCAGGAGTGCTTGGATCCGGCTCTCAATAGCTGTCCGCTCATTTGATTTTTCAGCCTCCGTCTGCAAGAGAGCGACATACTGCTCACGTAGATGCTCAATGACTTGTTCCGGATCTTCTTCGTAGTTGGCTAATTCTTTTTCCAACTCTTCTTGTTGCTGACGGTTCTCTGTCAGCCTTTGTTGAAGCACAGCTAGCGTCTCTTGTTTTTGAGCCAGCTCTTGTTTCGCTTCTTCCAGACGGGCCAAAACAGCATCCAGCCGCTCAAGATTTTCCCTGCGACTATGGGCTGCTTGACTCGATTGCAACTTAGCTACTTCGATTTGCTTTTCCAAATCACTGATCAAACGAGTAACCTCAAGTAAGCTGGCCTGGTCCTCAGCTAAGCTCTCATCCAACTGATGGCGGGCTTTCTTGATACGTACATTATCTTCTTCTAAGACCTGACGACGTTGGTAATAAGAAGCCAACTGTTCTTGAATGGCCTTTTCTTCTTGATCAGCCTTTTCATAAAGGTCCTTTGTCAGATCGACTTGAGCAACTAAAACATCCAGCAAGAGAACCTGCCGTTCTTGGTCTAATTCCAAGAAACGGCGAGCGACAGTCGCTTGCTTTTCAAGAGGTTGGATTTGTCCTTCTAATTCATAGAGGATATCCTCCAGACGGTCCAAATTCTCCTGGGTTTGGTTGAGTTTGGTCTCGGTTTCCTTGCGCCGCGTCTTAAATTTCAAGACACCAGCAGCTTCTTCAAAGATAGCCCGGCGTTCTTCCGGTTTGGAGTTAAAGATCTCCTCTACCCGTCCTTGGGAAATAATAGAGAAGGAGTCACGTCCCAATCCCGTATCCATGAACAAATCATGAACATCTCTGAGACGTACTTTCTTGCCATCGATCTTGTACTCGCTGTCTCCTGAACGATAAATATGCCGTTCGACCCGAATTTCTTTCCCTGCCTGTTGGATAAAACCATCTTGGTTATCTAAGACAACTGTGACACAGGCATAATTCAGCGGTTTACGCGATTCTGTCCCTGCAAAGATGACATCGGGCATCTTGCCCCCACGTAGACTCTTGACACTGGATTCCCCTAGGGCCCAGCGCAAGCTCTCCGTGATATTTGATTTTCCAGATCCATTAGGCCCTACAACGGCAGTGACCCCTTTGTCAAATACGACTTTTGTCTTATCCGCAAAGGATTTAAAGCCTTGGATTTCAATCTCTTTTAGATACATGGCCCATCATTCCTCGTTTCAACTGCATTGCGGGCTGCTTCCTGCTCCGCTAATTTCTTGGAACGACCATGACCATGTCCCATCGTTTGACCGTTCACGAATACTTCTACTTCAAACTCTTTGGCATGAGCAGGACCGGACTCGCTGACCACTTGATACTGGATCTCCACATCTCCGTGAACCTGCAACAGTTCTTGCAAACGAGTCTTGTAGTCAATAACTTGGGAGAATTGACCCGTTTCAACCTTAGGAATCATGACCTGATAGATGAAGCGTTTGACCGCTTCCACACCTTGATCTAAGAGCAAGGCACCTAAAAAGGCTTCAAATAAATCGCCAAGAATCGTATCGCGGTCCCGACCACCAGATTTTTCTTCGCCCTTGCCTAGTTTGATGTAATGGTCAAATTGGCAATCCCGAGAAAAACCAGCCAGACTTTCTTCACGGACAATCATGGAACGGAATTTGGACAAATCTCCCTCCGGTCTGTTTGGGTGTTCCTTATACAAATATTCGGAAATAACTAATTGAAGAACAGCGTCTCCTAAAAATTCCAAACGTTCGTTATGTGAAATTTTTAAGAGGCGGTGCTCATTGGCATAAGAGGTGTGCGTAAAAGCTGTATCTAATAAACTGCTATCTGAAAAAACGATCTGAAACCGTTCCGATAACAGGGCTTGTAATTTCTCCATGGGAAGCCTACTTTCTAATAAATTCATACTCTTAAGTATACCAAAATTTTAATACGATTACCATTAGATATCCATTAGATACGGTTAGTTGATTCACTATGTTTTAGGTGTGTTTGGATATCGATCCAATAAGTTGAATACCACGTTTTGTAAATTTACTCCATGAATTTTAACTTTCTTCAACTGGCGCATTTCTATATCTTACCAACTTAATACCCACTTCTTATAGTGAATTTTATTTCTTTACCTCGTTATTATTTCATTCCCTTTCGTTATTTGATATAATTAAAACAAAAAAGTTTGGGATTGAAATAATAATAAGGAGTATTACTATGAAAATAGGAGTTAGAAAACCCAGTCTTTCAAAGAGTTTAAAAGCTCGGACAACATCGAAATTAAAGAGACAGGTTAAACGAGCAATCATTCCAACATACGGCCAAAAAGGGACAGGCCTTATTAAAGATCCTAAACGTGCAATATACAATAAGGTATATAACAAAACTACTGTGGATGCTTTCAGCAGTGTTAAAAAAGGAAATATAAATTACCAACGAACAAATCGTGGTCTTTATACATATAGAGGGGCAAAGGTATATCCAGCTTCTTCTTGGTATTTTCCTGTAGGATTATCTGCATTTTGTAGCCTTTTATACTTTACCATCAACCCTGTTATCGCTTGTATTTTTTTGATTATCACACTCATTCTCTTTGTTAAGAAAATAAAAAATAATCCTTTCAAGACGCAAAAGGATATACAAGAAATGTTAGAAAAGATAACTGAGTTAGAACAATGATATAATAGATACATATCACAATAAGAGATATTTAATAAAAGATGGATCAACTCTTAAATATACTTTAATCATATTTAAGAGTTGATCCTTTTATAGAAAACTAAAAATCCTAAAGTAGATCGCTTATTAAAATTTCCCGAAGCGTAGTCAAAAACGTATTCATTACACGAAAGCTCTTGATACACAAGGGTTTTTATTTTTATACAAAAAAGAAGCACGAATGCACTTCTTTTCCTAGTTCTAGGGCCTGAATTCTCCAATTTTAATCAGGATTTTCTTCTGTTGGATTTTCAGGCTTATTAGGGATCACTTTTAAGAGATAATAGGTGATAAAAATCGTCAAAGCCCCTAG
Above is a window of Streptococcus sp. LPB0220 DNA encoding:
- the smc gene encoding chromosome segregation protein SMC — encoded protein: MYLKEIEIQGFKSFADKTKVVFDKGVTAVVGPNGSGKSNITESLRWALGESSVKSLRGGKMPDVIFAGTESRKPLNYACVTVVLDNQDGFIQQAGKEIRVERHIYRSGDSEYKIDGKKVRLRDVHDLFMDTGLGRDSFSIISQGRVEEIFNSKPEERRAIFEEAAGVLKFKTRRKETETKLNQTQENLDRLEDILYELEGQIQPLEKQATVARRFLELDQERQVLLLDVLVAQVDLTKDLYEKADQEEKAIQEQLASYYQRRQVLEEDNVRIKKARHQLDESLAEDQASLLEVTRLISDLEKQIEVAKLQSSQAAHSRRENLERLDAVLARLEEAKQELAQKQETLAVLQQRLTENRQQQEELEKELANYEEDPEQVIEHLREQYVALLQTEAEKSNERTAIESRIQALLQESSHRQEDLAKAQSNFEAAKEKEVRQLEELDQAQATVKGLLVEYQDQLVKVEQAKAAYQEAQTAMFDLMDESKNKRARINSLEAIQKNHSNFYAGVKSVLQEAERLGGICGAVSENLSFSKDYQTALEIALGASSQQIIVEDEKAATRAIDFLKHNRLGRATFLPLTTIKARQLSPRNLELIQASAGFLGIASDLVTYEHRFEQIFQNLLGVTAIFDTTEHAREAARKVNYQVRMVTLDGTELRTGGSYAGGANRSQNTVFVKPELDSLKQEMQALDARLREAEQEVETKDNLLKQAQEYLASIQSQGEQVRLEQQRAQLAYQQSQEQLKEIQELLEALKSELATDATQSLQEEQESLTKQLAEIEIQKENLNRDIETMKSDKDVLQQKVQNLQEQLAELRLQQTEWLSQQSYEQTDARRLEETISQLEVEEHQLQLLIEQGEAQVQTVDVEQLANQLTQAQAKKTDLEQGVIRKRFELDDLEGQAEDVAEQMEQARKKNEEWIRQQAKAEATREKHADRLNKLLTQITDEFMQSFDQAKEQAKPVENLAAAENQLKSIEKDIKALGPVNVDAIEQYDEVKGRFDFLSSQREDVLAAKNMLLSTINDMNDEVKERFKSTFEAIRESFKVTFRQMFGGGSADLILTEPDLLTAGVEISVQPPGKKIQSLNLMSGGEKALSALALLFSIIRVKTIPFVILDEVEAALDEANVKRFGDYLNRFDKESQFIVVTHRKGTMSAADSIYGVTMQESGVSKIVSVKLKDLENEE
- the rnc gene encoding ribonuclease III — encoded protein: MEKLQALLSERFQIVFSDSSLLDTAFTHTSYANEHRLLKISHNERLEFLGDAVLQLVISEYLYKEHPNRPEGDLSKFRSMIVREESLAGFSRDCQFDHYIKLGKGEEKSGGRDRDTILGDLFEAFLGALLLDQGVEAVKRFIYQVMIPKVETGQFSQVIDYKTRLQELLQVHGDVEIQYQVVSESGPAHAKEFEVEVFVNGQTMGHGHGRSKKLAEQEAARNAVETRNDGPCI